Genomic DNA from Rana temporaria chromosome 1, aRanTem1.1, whole genome shotgun sequence:
ATTCATAGAGCGTATGTAAAACGTAGTACATTGATCTGATTATGTGGAAGGCAAACTTCATCTTATTGATTACACCGCAGAACCGATCTAAAGGATTAAATTCAGCGTTTCCAAAATGAACTTCCATTTCACTATGGAtaaaacaatgattttttttatttgtttacattttttttttaaatgaagatcGGCCATATTAAGGATGGTATGAAATCAAAGTGAAAAGACGATAAAAAAATAGACTCTAAACCCAAACAGACGTTGTGTTGTATTATATGGTGATGTGTAACAATGTGTTACTGGCACTTATGATAAGAATGTGTTTTTCTCTCAGGTTGCGGTGTTCCCGCCATCAGTCCTCTTATTTCCGACAACGCCAGGATTGTGAATGGAGAAAATGCCGTCCCTGGTTCTTGGCCATGGCAGGTGTCTATTCAGGTACGATGATCTCATAACACTTCTAATCTTGCTTCCtaaattataacatttctgggttTATTGTCGTTTTTATGGATCTGTCGGCTCAGAATGTCATCCATTGTGGTCAAACAcatgcccctcccccacccccccagataTAGGACTTCCTATGGACAAAATTTAGAATTTCACTGACTGAATGTTTTACTTGTCAATTCCAAATATGAAAGATTTAACATAACACAGCCCTCCTAGGAAAGCAAAGTGGGAGGAGGTAGGGGTAGGTGACAACCCTCTTGGGTAGGTAATTAGATGTCTCCCAACAAAGAACATCAATGAGTAGGATATGGCACTTAGAAGCACTTAGAAGCCTCCAGAAGGTGATCAGAGAAGGTAGACACCATCCAAAGATCAAAGGGGGAGGGGATGTGGAGAAGGTTCCAACGTCTATCCTCAAGGGCAAAACCTCTCAAAGCTGGACCTTTATTCCAATAAAAGAAAATTCTTCAGTCTTGCTGGCATGGataaataataacaataggaGGACTGGAGGTGCTGATTTGGGTTTCTTCCTGTGTTAACAGCATGTCTGACTGCCAAGACAATTTAGTCATGTGACCTGAAACTGAAGGGAAATATCAGAGTCCAGAATGGATGGTCCTCTTCTCCAGGAAAACCCCAGTGATCAGGATTATAGGGAAAATGGAGCAGTATTTTCTCCACGAAAGATACATTCTTAGATTTTGCAAAAATTAGAGTATTTTATATCTGTCGGGAGTTCAACTTTAGATGCTGGTAATGTCATCGATGTACCCAGAATCTTCCCTCTGGATTTGTCTTCTAGAAAACCCCAGTGATGAATATTGAGGCTTTGTAAAACTTCCCTGCACCACGCCTAAGTGGTCCCCCTCTGTAACTATCACATTATACAGttttctatggggggggggggaaatcttcATGGGGTAGGTGAAAAGATCTCTATATATAAAGCAATGACCTCATGACTCTTCCTCCACAGAACAGCACCAGATTCCACTTTTGTGGCGGCTCCGTCATCAACAGTCTCTGGGTTGTCACCGCTGCCCACTGTGAAGTCAGGTGAGTCTTATATGATAATATTCTACTGCAAGGTCAACATTCACTGCAATGCTTTACTGGGGATTTGTCcacccagagcctctggtttatagaccgatacatcctaaatataaaaccatttatccaactgtccatccagagcctctggtttatagaccagatacatcctaaatatagaaccatttatccaactgtccatccagagcctctggtttatagaccagatacatcctaaatatagaaccatttatccaactgtccatccagagcctctggtttatagaccagatacatcctaaatatggaaccatttatccaactgtccatccagagcctctggtttatagaccagatacatcctaaatatagaaccatttatccaactgtccatccagagcctctggtttatagaccagatacatcctaaatatagaaccatttatccaactgtccatccagagcctcttgTTTATAGAACAGATACAATATAGAGACATACATCCAATTTACAACTGACTGTTAATTCACATTATTAGGAGATGGAGAAGGTGGGGGTTGTATAAAGTAGAGGGATGTGGATAGTATGAGTAGTATAGCCTCTGACCCATTACTAAATGACTGTGACACTGCCAGACATTTCCCCGTGTATAGAGAGAATATGATTGAGTTTTGAAAATCATAGTCACCACGATACCCAACCATTTACCAATAACTTGCCACGTTTCTCTTCCATCCAGAACTTCTGACCTTGTGGTCCTGGGTGAATTCGATCAATCCTCCAATGCTGAGCCCATCCAGGTCAAGTCCGTTGGCAGAGTAAGTTCTTATTACTGAAGGAGAACTCTCATTTGTTATGCGTTTTAGACGTCACCAGCGTCATCAATGAGTCTTCTAAGCTTTCTTCCTATGTAGAGAATGTAGTGATAAGTGTATGGGTGGACAGACTTATTTCTTATTACATTTAAAGACTACAAGTGGCCTTATAAATGGGGCTTTGTTTCCTCTTGAGTCCCGAAGCAGGAAAGTTGTTAAAGTGGACCTCCAGCCTTCTCTTCAGTCTTGACTGTGATTTCTCACTTTGATTTCACTGAACACGGCGAGCTtcacacaatgtgcattagaagctgtacCAAGTTGGATAGAGTCCACCTTACTTCCTGGTTGGAGGACGTCCATCATCTTCTAGCCAGGAAGTAGGCAACCTTAGATCTCTAGATGTGGTGAAAcggcaaatcccatcatgcctcagcttCTGGGAGTCATGTCTGTGGCTgccagagtcttgcaatgcctcgtgggatttGTAGTTTAACTACAGATGGTGTGCTGAGATTTCTTAACCCCCTTGTGTCCCTTACCCCCTTGTGTCCCTTTATTTCAAGCAGTGGAATGGCCAACATAAGTGTTCAAATTGTCAGCTGAGATTCCCCCGATTTACAAGGGACATGGAGTTCCGGCACTTCAATCACTTTCTAGACCGGGGACTTTTTCTACTTCCCccaacttaaaataacatatgaTGGAGGTTTAAGGCGGAGACAACTCTCAGTATAATGTTAATAGGAGAATAAAAGATGACAAGTAACCAGATTAATCTACAAACTGAGAAGGTTCAGAGGGACAATTATTAAAAAATCAGAAGaagattttaaatgaaaaaaatctataaaaccaTTAATCCTTTttataacttttctcagttcttcAGTCACCCGCAGTACAACGCCAGGACCTTTGTCAATGACATCGCCCTGATCAAGCTTTCCAGTCCTGCCATCCTCAATGACCGCGTGTCCCCCGTGTGTCTTGCTGCTTCCTCTGATGTCTTCAATGTGGGAGAAAGATGCATCACCAGCGGATGGGGATACACCGATGCTGCCAGTAAGGGGATTAGAATAGCAAAAATACTAAGTGTTACCAGATTATCACTTGGTAATACAAACGTTGGTCTCCTACAGAGGGTTGTACATAAAGATGTCTAGAGCTTATATATatcttccttctttctctctctctcagcaaaAGCGAAGCCAGCTAAACTCCAGCAGGCGTCCCTTCCTCTTCTGACCAACAGTCAGTGCCAGAGATACTTCGGAGTCCAAATTCAATCCTCCATGATCTGCGCTGGAGCCTCCGGTGCCACCTCTTGCATGGTACGATGATCTACAGGTTTTCTATTGACCAGTGTTAGCGTTTTTTACCCAATTTTGTACAGAACAATAGCTTGAGGATGCAGTTGGTTAATTTTTATATGAGGCATTCATATTATGAGGATTATATATaaagtatgggctagattcataaagcacatacgacggcgtatcttcagatacgccgtcgtatgtccgaatgagcgcggtcgtatctatgcgcctgattcatagaatcagttacgcatagatttggcctatatacgagcggcgtaagtctcctacgccgtcgtatcttagggtgcatatttacgctggccgctaggggcgtttccgtagatttacgcgtagaatatgcaaatgagctagatacgccgattctgaaatgtacgtccgcccggcgcattgatttacgttgtttaggtaaggcttttttcggcgtaaagttacccctgctatatgaggcatagccaatgttaaatatggacgtcgggacagcattGAATTTTCCGTagtttccgttgtttgcgtaagtcgtacgcgaatagggctgtgcgtaagttacgttcatgtcgaaagcattgactatttgcggcgtgattttgagcatgtgcactgggatacgttcacggacggcgcattcgccgttcgttaaGAGCGTCAATTACGGGGGGTCGAGGCTCATTATAattcaacacgcccactgcctggacaatttgaattaggcgggcttacgctggaccatttacactacgccgccataacttaggacgcaagctTGTTGTGAATATggtacctgcctcactaagttacggcggcgtagtgtatctgagatacgctacgcccgcctaaagataggcaattctacctgaatctagccctatgtgatTCATGCGTTGTTCCCGAGTTCAAGTTCTCCTCTGagaccctttaattaaaaaaaaaaaaaatagtaaaagaaTATATAAGACGACATTGGGCTTGGCCTTGTGGTTGAGCTGTGCCGTCATGGTGTAGATGACCTTACATGGGCAATGCAAAGTCCAAAAATTGGCAAATATGATATAAGGACATCTTTAAAATATATGtccaacaaatgtttttttattgagtttCAACGTTTGCATCGAGTAGGGAAGGATTAGAAGCCCTGTCAAATCTTTTACATCTATTCATGGCTCCCTTTATGAAatctcccctcactttctgtcttgaTGAAAACAGTTTACTAAACATGaagacaacaaaaaaagaaaactatgaTGAGAGGAGAACAGGACATCTGTTAGATTTTTATTCCTGTTTGTGTCCCTGTTGATGAGTTGAGTTCCCCTGACTTCCTGTCTGAACAGGAAGTCAATGGAAATCTCTCTAGTGGAGCCCTGAATTGCCAGGGACCATCTGGTTCTCAGTCAGCTCTATGATAAACGGCCACCGCTGGCCAATTCATTCTCCGGCTTGCCAATCGCGTGGGTGAGACGGTAGAAGCACTGGAGGACGGCGTATGAATGTATGTTCACCTCAAAAGAAAATCTATAGAATTTCTTTGCAATCCAAATACTGGTTCCATTTTTATATAGGGGACTGAGCCCACACTCAGGTTGTGGTGAGTAGATGATATTATTTCATGACTCCATAGTGTGAGAAATGGAGACCAGTGATGTCACACATACATTCATCACAAGGAGAACTCTTCTATCATTCCTGGTTTTGTTCCTTTTCAGGGTGACTCTGGAGGACCCCTCGTGTGCCAGAAGAACGGAGCCTGGACCCTGGCCGGTATTGTGTCCTTTGGGCTCGGCACCTGCTCTCCATCTTATCCCGGAGTCTACGCCCGCGTCACCGCCCTCAGATCCTGGGTGGACCAGACTGTTGCCGCTAACTAAATGTCATCCAATGTCCTTCTGATACTCAATAAATTAACTTTTATATTAATATATGGCTGTGGGTTTTCATGAGATTCATAAATTCACAAAATACATAAGGAAACATAATacacattaaaaatgaaaaaaaaggttaataTTGCAGAAATCTGCAGTAAAACAATAGTTGAAGAGAAAAGGTAAAGAAGatgtttatgtagcactacctccgtatgagctgctggtttagatttgggcctaccgttaccttactgttccttctaggggttctccttgaagagttatcTGGAAGAAATGTCCGcaccaacacaaagtctctttcaactTTTCAACAGAGGGATAGAGGGATGGGGAGGACTCTTATCTTATCTTACTTGCAGATCACGGATATTCTCCTAGGCCCAGAGGTACAACTgtctccactagggatgagccgaaacccccccgttcggttcgcattaGAACATTCGAACAGACCAAACGTTTGTGCGAACTttaaaaccccattgaagtccatgGCACTTGAACGTTCgaaattaaaagtgctaattttaaaagctaatatgcaagttattgtcctaaaaagggtttgggccccagggaacatgtatcaatgcaaaaaaaagttttcaaaactgacgttttttcgggagcagtgattttaattagggttgccccgataccgctcccgcggcgtaacgtatctgatttacgttacactgccgcaggtttacagcgtaagtgcctgattcacaaagctcttacctgtaaacttgcggtggtgtaacgtaaatccgctcggcgcaatttaaattaggcgcgttcccgcgctgaacgttatgcgcatgctccgtgttaaaatttcccgacgtgctttgcacgaaattacggcgccccaaagtTTTTCTTTTACAGCAAATGGCGGCAACCCCCTCCAGCAATTTCACAGCAATCGCCTCCCGCAATTTCACGGCAACCCCCTCCGGCAATTTTGCGGCAATCCCCTCCCACAATTTTGCGCCAATCCCCTCCCGCATTTCGCAGCGATCGCGGCAATCCCCCGTTCGTGGAAATTTTGCACCcgcctgctcaacaacttcggcggatggatgtaattctcggcaacccccccccgctcaacaacttcgatgctccagggggccccttcactgcagctgtgtaaggggccccaaaactaCTGGGAAGGCGGCCCtgggaagaggtaagaagtccgttCAGCGGCTGccacccccccactcaacaacttcgatAGGTCGGTCGGCGGATCCTGcacccccctcaacaactatgtTTTGCTGGCAGTAACAacccacccccccgcttctctgctccagggggcccctttgaTTATTAGGCCCAGGGGctcccaccaccctaagtcctgccctgatcaCAGCCACCAACTGCAGCTCCACTATGGCTGCTGGCGGCTACAAGTGTATATGTTAATTTGTTGTTAGGTAACACAATGTGTATTCCTTATCACATATCCATCTAAATTGTGATATATGCCTTGACATAACCTCTGAGCTTATTTTCAGGTTTTAATTGGACTAAACAAGTCCTATTCACGCCTCTGAGCTTCGAGCTAGGGGGGGTAGGAGTTCCAGCCACAGTGTGTTCCCATTTGGGGTGGCGGGAATGCTCTCCAGGACCCCCGAGACAGACTCTTTCCCTACAGTCCTAAAGGTTAAATATCTCTTTGCTATATAATTGTGAAGGTATATGTATGTTTCATTCATTTCATTTTAGTGAATCCCATCTTAGCTTTCACATGTTGGGTTTATCTTTTTTGGCCACGCTGTCTTTAGCAGGACGAATGGTCCTTCACTTGCTTTTGTAATGTGTATTCTCTTTTTGAACTAATACAAATTTAttgaaagacaaaaacaaaaaaacattttgaaagccatttatcatttttcttccacttcacaattatgtgacactttgtgtttgtctatcacataaaatcccaataaaatacatttacgtttgtggatgtaacatgagaaaatgtggagttttcaaggggtatgaatatttttttaaggcactgtatatatatttattttttctttctttagccCCTATATAACTTGTAATTGGCCCTTTTCAGCTTTTATTTACCCTTCTCTCTTCATCTATTATTTTCCTACAGAATGctactctgctttttttttctgtgttgttaaaaattaatattaacctttttatttattttttgtttcatttgttttatatgtttctgtaacggaatggcccgtgggacccagaggatCTTGAAGGATACGGTGTACTCctggttcagcttcaccaatgactcttgggtctagggtcatcctatgtccactaggggcataggatgactgagaaattatatcttaaattacatgagatgggacagtaatgataatttgtgtattgcaggatatcttgaaatattacaagttgttccttctgaacacaacaggtcaatagagtgtctccttcaatgtggaacatagactgttgagatgttaatcacctccagctacctggctgtagtgatgaaagcttgctgtgattgcattctattgtctattgtgttaattaagcctggctcctaaaatatttcatggtgctatgctaactaaccctgtattgtgtgaaagttctattgatgctaatatgtgttgtgagttaacacactctaaaggtcagatgtctgacttatgttcactaaaggaatgtgtattgtgtagcaggtgagaatagcttatcgcggagtcagaccgtctgggtaaatgactagtaactagttcatgtagattatctgaatgtcattatctaaaggaatgtgtattgagcacccattgtgtcatgttgtgggtggagttaagccagTGTTCCTtggggcttctaactgtatataacaagcctgAGTTTACTATTAAAGTATccattctgtttggaaccagagaacagagctgtgtctcgttattctggggggaaatccaatgggtcctgtctgctggattgtggagtgtcgaggagctgtcttgggttggtggaatggaatatcgtaacagcgttaacccctgaccgttacagtttccttgtttatttttgttaatgTATGAATGCCAGGAAAACCCCACAGCCATATATTAATAGAAAAGTTACTTTATTGAGTATCAAAAGGACATTGGATGGTATTTAGTTAGCGGCAACAGTCTGGTCCACCCAGGATCTGAGGGAGGTGACACGGGCGTAGACTGCGGGATAAAATGGAGAGCAGGTGCCGCTTCCAAAGGACACAATACCGGCCAGCGTCCAGGCTCCGTTCTTCTGGCACACAAGGGGTCCACCAGAGTCACCCTGAAAAGGAACAGTACCAGAAATGATAGAAGAGTTCTCATTTTGATGAATGTATGTGTGACATCACTGGTCTCCATTTCTCACACTATGGACAGTCAGATTCTCAGCCACTGTAGTGGAGTCCCTGAAGCAgtagctgctgtgtatttggataATGCACATCTGCTGTATGCTGTGTGGAGAGCCGCAAATGCCCGTTCAAACACAGAGGATTCCTGGGTATGGCGTGCAGTGACCAGATGGAGGGCTGGAGCGCACTCTGGGACGCATCGGCATGAGGGAGGAGAGACGTCACAGGACCAGAATGCAGCGCGTTTCGGTGCATGCGCCGTGGATACTGGAGGATCACATCGCGCGTCCCAGAGTGCGCTCCAGCCCTCCATCTGATCACTGCACGCCATACCCGTAAATCCTTGGTGTTTGAACGGGCATTTGCGCCTTTCCACACAGCATACAGCAGATGTGCATtatccaaatacacagcagctacTGCTTCAGAGACTCCACTACAGCGGCTGAGAATCTGACTGTCCTTTGGACCCTAACTTGATGCCTGTACACAGCTACTACCATGTTAGTGctttgatgctgtttgttcattaaAGTTTGCAGTttttctaagtggcgcctgtttttgttgttttctctATTGGAAGTGTCTCTGAGGCATTTTATCTGTTGAAACATGTGCTGGAAGAAAGGCAGTTGTGTGGTTTGCCAGTCCTGTAGCCTCcatcctgtgagtggattatccctggctgggtgccatcctgtgagtggattatccctggctgtgtgccatcctgtgagtggattatctCTGTCTGGGTGCcatcctgtgagtggattatccctggctgtgcgccatcctgtgagtggattatccctggctatGTGCCATCCTGTAAATGGATTATACCTGGCTGTGTGGCATACTGTAaatggattatccctggctgtgtgccatcctgtgagtggattatctCTGGCTGAGTGCCACCCTGGGAGTGGATTAACCCAGTGATCGCCAGCGCTGTGAGTAGAGCGAACTCTGTTCTTGTGTATCCATGACTGGGCAAGGACTACCCCTATCTGCCAGAACTCTGCTATTTCTCTTGTTTGGCCAGCCTGGCGCGGAATACCGTTTACCAGCATGGACTCTGCTACCCCGCTGTGCATTTATACTATGTTACGGACTATTGTTTTGCCCGGCTGTGATAACTGCTACCTAGCTGTGTGTTAACCCCCTCTAACGTTaaaataaaaagctttgtggGTGCTCCTACTCTCCGTGTGTGTCTATTCCACCTACATCTCCATCACACCAATATTTTAGCGTAGTCGCCAGGACAAGAGGTGAAGGGAAATCCTCCAATGGTGACAAATGTTCTAAGATGTGAAATCCATTCACTTTgatgagatttcctctcacttcctgttgaatctccaggacaggaagtgaaagaaaatcttcccagtgggacacagacagcaaataaTACCCAATTCAGTCATGCGATTGGCAAGCTGGAGAATGAATTGGCCAGCGGTGGCCGTTTATCATAGAGCTGACTGAGAACAAGATGGtccctggtcatctctatgaccttcgTAGAtggggtgtgacgtcataacgtcacaaCTGGCCTCGGCAATTGTAAACACTGCCGTTGCCTcagctgggaagcagaaaaacattatttttttttttttttttttaggctttccagcctagaggcgAGATCTGGGGATTTATATACCAAATCttgctgtaaagaggacctgtcatgccctattcctattacaagtaatggAAGCCATAACTGGTGGTCAGTATTATATTGAGTCTGATGGGTGTAAAGGGAATGTAAAGgcgttttttggttttgggtGGAGTGTGGAAAGGTTGGACCCTTTGTcaagttttttattgctgtctttgttcCCATTGGAGACATTCATCCATTTTTTTGGCTCCCTGCAACAACAATTGATGAGAAATCCAATATTTTAGAGTAGTCACCAGAACAAGAGGTGAAGGGAAATTCTCCAATGGGGACAAATGTTCCTATGGCAACGCTCTAAGATGGGAAATCCACTCACTTTgatgagatttcctctcacttcctgttggatctccaggacaggaagtgaaagaaaaatcttcccagcaggacacagacagcaaataaTACCCAATTCACCAATAAGTGATCTGATGTGAGTATCAGCTTGTAATGAATCCTTTGAACCATTTACCAGTTCACTCCCACGTCAAAAGCAGGTCAGCCAGTGAGTAGACCAGTAGGCATGATACCTAATGTGGATATCAATCCATTCATTTGTGATGGAGTGGTTAAGGATTAGAACTTCTGTCAGGTTTTCATTGCTATTCAGGGCCCCACTAGAGAGATttccgctcacttcctgttcagacaGGAAGTCAGGGGAACTCATCAACAGGGACACAAACAGGAATACAAATTTAACAGATGTCCTGTTCTCCTCTCATCATAGTCTCTTCATCATAGGTCATCTACACCATGACAGCACTGCTCAACCACAAGGCCAAGCCCAGTTCCATCTTATAtattcttttacaaaaaaaaaaaaacattaccggGTCTCAGAGGGGAACTTAAACTCGGGAACAAAGCATGAAACACATATATGAAGCATTAAAGCGTCTAAAAGAACCCCTCATTAACACAACATAATACAGAAGATAATTCACTGTATGAAACAGAAGATGGGACCATCAATGGTGGAGCCAATCAATAAGTATTTACTCAGTACTCATAAGAATTTATGTAATATTCAGTcctagaataatatatatatatatatatatatatatatggctttttttcagTAGGAACATGGGGGAATCCAGTTCTGGCATCTCCAGCTCTGAATGTTTGTAATGGCAAGGGCTGCTGGGGTGTCCTGGAGGGtttattaatgctggctgctgggggatctattgttgctggcggggatctatttttacagcgggagggtctattgttgcaggggaggtcagttgtcgctggtaggggatctattgttgctatgGGTCTCTTATGCTGCTGAGAGATGATGGTTGCTGGGAGACATCAACTGTTGagagaggggtctattgttgctagctgttcagagtCTACTGTTGTACAGTGGATCAATATTACTTCCTAtcatatacaaattacttagcaccacaaattgatacttggttctgaatccattactgagaggtgggtagggggtggaacataGGAATGGTGTTTAGAGGTTGGtatggagtggaaccaaggaatagtgctcataggtaggtagggagtggaaccaaggaatggtgctcggaggtgggtagggagtggaaccagggaatggtgcttggaggtaggtagggagtggaaccaaggaatggtgctcgtaggtaggtagggagtggaaccaaggaatggtgctcgtagGTGGGTTAGGGAGTGGAACCATGTAATGGGCCTCGtagatgggtagggagtggaaccaaggaatggtgccctgaggtaggttagggagtggaaccaagtaaTGGTGCTCGTAggtgggtagggtgtggaaccaaggattggtgctcagaggtgggtagagagtggaaccaaggaatggtgctcggaggtgggtagggagtggaaccaaggaatggtgctcagaggtgggtagggagtggaaccaaggaatggtgctcagaggtgggtagggggtggaaccaaggaatggtgctcggaggtaggtagtgGAACCAACGAATGGTGCTCAGACATAAGTAGAGGGTTGGAACTAATGAATGGTACtcaaaggtgggtagggggtggacacaacaggtgacacggaagtagggagttcctgcacctattctctgagaaaaaagccctgtataaatAATACTCTATAAATGATTGTGAGGCTACATAGACTGTTCTGCCTCATATAAAATGAACCAACTGCATCCTCAAGCTAttgttcttttcaaaattgtgtaaaaaaacgcTAACACTGGTCAATAGAAAATCTGTAGATCATCGTACCATGCAAGAGGTGGCACCGGAGGCTCCAGCGCAGATCATGGAGGATTGAATTTGGACTCCGAAGTATCTCTGGCACTGACTGTTGGTCAGAAGAGGAAGGGACGCCTGCTGGAGTTTAGCTGGCTTCGCTTTtgctgagagagaaagagagaagaaataTATAAGCTCTAGACATCTTTATGTACAATCCTCTGTAGGAGACCAATGTTTGTATTACCAAGTGATAATCGGAAAACACTTTTGTATTTTTGCTATTCTAATCCCCTTACTGGCAGCATCGGTGTATCCCCATCCGCTGGTGATGCATTTTTCTCCTACATTGAAGACATCAGAGGAAGCAGCAAGACACACGGGGGACACGCGGTCATTGAGGGTGGCGGGACTGGAAAGCTTGATCAGGGCGATGTCATTGACAAAGGTCCTGGCGTTGTACTGCGGGTGA
This window encodes:
- the LOC120921178 gene encoding chymotrypsinogen A-like, encoding MATLWVLSCLVLLSGAYGCGVPAISPLISDNARIVNGENAVPGSWPWQVSIQNSTRFHFCGGSVINSLWVVTAAHCEVRTSDLVVLGEFDQSSNAEPIQVKSVGRFFSHPQYNARTFVNDIALIKLSSPAILNDRVSPVCLAASSDVFNVGERCITSGWGYTDAATKAKPAKLQQASLPLLTNSQCQRYFGVQIQSSMICAGASGATSCMGDSGGPLVCQKNGAWTLAGIVSFGLGTCSPSYPGVYARVTALRSWVDQTVAAN
- the LOC120921107 gene encoding chymotrypsin A-like, whose translation is MATLWVLSCLVLLSGAYGCGVPAISPLISDNARIVNGENAVPGSWPWQVSIQNSTRFHFCGGSVINSLWVVTAAHCEVRTSDLVVLGEFDQSSNAEPIQVKSVGRFFSHPQYNARTFVNDIALIKLSSPATLNDRVSPVCLAASSDVFNVGEKCITSGWGYTDAATKAKPAKLQQASLPLLTNSQCQRYFGVQIQSSMICAGASGATSCMGDSGGPLVCQKNGAWTLAGIVSFGSGTCSPFYPAVYARVTSLRSWVDQTVAAN